A window of the Sphingobium sp. CAP-1 genome harbors these coding sequences:
- a CDS encoding glycosyltransferase, which translates to MRIALYVHALAATGVVRNVRLLAADFQRRGHDVTLLTALPGGEGVAGVPHHALLAGAGGARSLQKWRAMPRLHGWLRATRPDLLISAGNHGHLTVLLGSRGVSGLRRIYRISNDVQRHGAARIGARGRRGRALMQRLLIADADHLILVSPTLADTPAFAHALARGHASVIENGIDVAAARASAAGPVPHPWLSQSIPVILAIGRLAPQKNFATLLTAFARLRARSPARLVILGESRDDARAALLRDADALGIAGDLLLPGAVANVFPWLAHAAAFALPSWWEGSPNVLLEAMALDRPVVASRSAGNAAAVLGQGAYGLLVDPADPAAMADALRRQIDPAIALRPGARIDAYRLDTVFDAWAGVIARLDRAPAGSAPPRSAPPEECPTTR; encoded by the coding sequence ATGAGGATCGCCCTCTATGTCCATGCGCTGGCGGCGACCGGGGTGGTGCGCAATGTCCGCCTGCTCGCCGCCGATTTCCAGCGGCGCGGCCATGATGTCACCCTGCTGACCGCGCTGCCGGGTGGCGAAGGGGTGGCGGGGGTGCCGCATCACGCGCTGCTCGCCGGTGCGGGCGGTGCGCGCAGCTTGCAGAAATGGCGGGCGATGCCGCGCCTGCATGGCTGGCTGCGCGCGACCCGGCCGGATCTGCTGATCTCCGCCGGCAATCATGGCCATCTGACCGTCCTTCTGGGCAGCCGGGGCGTCAGCGGATTGCGCCGCATCTACCGTATCAGCAACGATGTGCAGCGGCATGGGGCGGCGCGCATCGGCGCGCGCGGCCGGCGGGGCCGCGCCCTGATGCAGCGCCTGCTGATCGCGGACGCCGATCATCTGATATTGGTGTCGCCAACCTTGGCGGACACGCCGGCCTTCGCCCACGCGCTGGCGCGGGGCCATGCCAGCGTGATCGAAAATGGCATCGATGTCGCCGCCGCGCGGGCCAGCGCCGCCGGCCCGGTCCCGCATCCGTGGCTGAGCCAGTCCATCCCCGTCATCCTCGCGATCGGCCGGCTCGCGCCGCAGAAGAATTTCGCCACCCTGCTCACCGCCTTCGCCCGGCTGCGCGCGCGCAGCCCCGCGCGCCTCGTCATATTGGGCGAAAGCCGCGACGACGCCCGCGCGGCGCTGCTGCGTGATGCGGATGCGCTGGGGATCGCTGGCGATCTGCTGCTGCCCGGCGCCGTCGCCAATGTCTTTCCCTGGCTGGCCCATGCCGCCGCCTTCGCCTTGCCCTCCTGGTGGGAAGGGTCGCCCAATGTGCTGCTGGAGGCGATGGCGCTCGACCGGCCGGTGGTCGCCTCGCGCAGCGCGGGCAATGCGGCGGCGGTGCTGGGGCAGGGGGCTTATGGCCTGCTGGTCGATCCGGCCGATCCCGCCGCCATGGCCGATGCGCTGCGGCGTCAGATCGACCCCGCCATCGCGTTGCGGCCAGGCGCGCGGATCGACGCCTATCGGCTCGATACGGTGTTCGACGCCTGGGCCGGGGTCATCGCCCGGCTCGATCGGGCACCAGCAGGTTCAGCGCCACCGCGATCAGCGCCGCCGGAAGAATGCCCGACGACGCGATGA
- a CDS encoding sugar-transfer associated ATP-grasp domain-containing protein — MFTIRALPVRRDGGNSLLAAYRDGLTRHWPPARRLASHALALAGRGGWSAAERLYLGDAVRAQGLSMADRKGLHRLLNPGAFPLSINILKNKQLFANWAQGLPLPDACDPDAMDLDAWLAGQSDIIAKPSYRSKGQGVERFVRQGDGWRNKDQYVSPVHLAVSLRALWRQGGVIQQRLPTHAALADLSPGALPTLRVVTCLNESGAPEACAMALRLSAGGPRPVDNFNAGNLVLAVDDAGRCGAAWRSGGARPPSRHSRHPATGAPIEGALLPDHDAALALAIRAHDRCRAGFTVIGWDIGITAQGPVLVEGNWNPGTDIIQLVEGRGIGAGRLGALYRHALARVPADQWRAAAVAQRDRK; from the coding sequence TTGTTCACGATCCGCGCGCTGCCGGTCCGGCGGGACGGCGGCAACAGCCTGCTCGCCGCCTATCGGGACGGGCTGACCCGGCATTGGCCGCCCGCGCGGCGGCTGGCGAGCCATGCCCTGGCGCTGGCCGGCCGGGGCGGCTGGTCCGCCGCCGAGCGCCTTTATCTGGGCGACGCGGTGCGGGCGCAGGGGCTGAGCATGGCCGACCGCAAGGGGCTGCACCGGCTGCTCAATCCCGGCGCCTTTCCGCTCTCTATTAATATATTGAAAAATAAGCAATTATTTGCAAATTGGGCGCAGGGTCTGCCGCTGCCCGACGCCTGCGATCCCGATGCGATGGACCTCGACGCCTGGCTCGCCGGCCAGTCTGACATCATCGCCAAGCCCAGCTACCGCTCCAAGGGGCAGGGGGTCGAACGTTTCGTCCGTCAGGGCGATGGCTGGCGCAACAAGGATCAATATGTTTCACCTGTTCACCTCGCTGTCTCGCTCCGCGCGCTCTGGCGGCAGGGCGGGGTGATCCAGCAGCGGCTGCCGACCCATGCGGCGCTGGCCGATCTGTCCCCCGGCGCGCTGCCGACCCTGCGCGTCGTCACCTGCCTGAATGAAAGCGGCGCGCCCGAAGCCTGCGCCATGGCGCTGCGCCTGTCGGCCGGCGGGCCGCGCCCGGTCGACAATTTCAACGCCGGCAATCTGGTGCTGGCGGTGGATGATGCTGGCCGCTGCGGCGCGGCCTGGCGCAGCGGCGGCGCGCGGCCACCCTCCCGCCACAGCCGCCATCCTGCAACCGGCGCGCCGATCGAGGGGGCGCTGCTGCCCGACCATGATGCCGCGCTGGCGCTGGCGATCCGGGCCCATGATCGCTGCCGCGCCGGCTTTACCGTCATCGGCTGGGACATCGGCATCACGGCTCAGGGACCGGTGCTGGTAGAGGGCAACTGGAACCCCGGCACCGACATCATCCAACTGGTCGAGGGGCGAGGCATCGGCGCGGGGCGGCTGGGCGCACTCTACCGCCATGCGCTAGCGCGCGTGCCGGCCGACCAGTGGCGCGCCGCCGCCGTGGCGCAGCGGGATCGCAAATGA
- a CDS encoding NTP transferase domain-containing protein: MRGRITALVLAGRRDGASDPLALAAGVTHKCLVPVAGQPMLLHVIDALAANPRIGEIRVVIEDTALLRNLAPLRGLIASGRLKGIGARPNLVDSVLAGAEGAAFPLLITTADNVLLTPQSVDEMIDGCAAAQADAAVAFTRRAFVLAAHPDGQRKYYRFADDSYSNCNTYWLRDRTALKAAETFRSGGQFVKHPLRIIGAFGLLNLIRFRFGIGTLEQAFARFSRRFRLRISPVILSDGAVAIDVDHVRSHGVAEAVLAGRAALAQAAE; this comes from the coding sequence ATACGGGGCCGGATCACCGCGCTCGTCCTGGCCGGGCGGCGCGACGGGGCGAGCGATCCGCTGGCGCTGGCGGCGGGCGTCACCCATAAATGTCTGGTCCCGGTCGCGGGCCAGCCGATGCTGCTTCATGTCATCGACGCGCTCGCCGCCAATCCGCGCATCGGCGAGATTCGCGTGGTGATCGAGGATACGGCGCTGCTGCGCAACCTTGCGCCGCTGCGCGGGCTGATCGCCAGCGGCCGGCTGAAGGGGATCGGCGCGCGGCCCAATCTGGTCGACAGCGTGCTGGCGGGCGCGGAGGGGGCGGCTTTCCCGCTGCTCATCACCACCGCCGACAATGTGCTGCTGACGCCGCAATCCGTAGACGAGATGATCGACGGCTGCGCGGCGGCGCAGGCGGATGCTGCGGTCGCCTTCACCCGGCGCGCTTTCGTGCTGGCCGCCCACCCGGACGGACAGCGCAAATATTACCGCTTCGCCGACGACAGCTATTCCAACTGCAACACATATTGGCTGCGCGATCGCACTGCGCTCAAGGCCGCCGAAACCTTCCGCTCCGGCGGCCAGTTCGTCAAGCATCCGCTGCGCATAATCGGCGCGTTCGGCCTCCTCAACCTCATCCGCTTCCGTTTCGGCATCGGCACGCTGGAACAGGCGTTTGCGCGCTTTTCGCGTCGTTTCCGCCTGCGCATCAGCCCGGTGATCCTCAGCGACGGCGCGGTCGCGATCGATGTCGATCATGTCCGCTCGCACGGCGTCGCCGAAGCGGTGCTGGCCGGCCGGGCGGCGCTGGCGCAGGCGGCGGAGTAG
- a CDS encoding phosphoribosylglycinamide synthetase, translating into MIAQHPRQVRIAAADKARLRILFLAKHACADGRPDAQDGNHAIYHHEMRTTLEAIGLHVDAANSYDALFDRPDADFVVTLLNRGGFLNSEMLAPLLLTRCDLPYLGASPIVRGLSDDKYLSKLVAQARGVPTMPAQLFRRGGLFEAPAFAADRLVVKPNASSASWGVKMVDSWAQAQDHADSLFALGHDVLVEQWAPLLDVAVPVIGGSGGQPWILPPMMYVPADPHRERSYEEKRGLVDAGDDPLILVEDADLRDRLEAMTARLLPELWPFDYGRFEFRYDPVSGQALFMEVNLSCNLWSKKTISRSAASIGLDHASLVETIVGHSLHRQGLLTAMPAREAA; encoded by the coding sequence ATGATCGCGCAACATCCCCGACAGGTCCGCATCGCCGCCGCCGACAAGGCGCGGCTGCGCATCCTCTTCCTTGCCAAGCACGCCTGCGCCGATGGCCGGCCGGACGCGCAGGACGGCAATCACGCCATCTATCATCATGAAATGCGGACCACGCTGGAGGCGATCGGCCTGCATGTCGACGCCGCGAACAGCTATGACGCGCTGTTCGACCGGCCCGACGCCGATTTCGTCGTCACCCTGCTCAATCGCGGCGGCTTCCTCAACAGCGAGATGCTGGCTCCGCTGCTGCTGACGCGCTGCGACCTCCCCTATCTGGGCGCTTCGCCGATTGTGCGCGGCCTGTCCGACGACAAATATCTCAGCAAGCTGGTGGCGCAGGCGCGCGGCGTGCCGACCATGCCGGCGCAACTGTTCCGCCGCGGCGGCCTGTTCGAAGCCCCCGCCTTCGCCGCCGACCGGCTGGTGGTGAAGCCCAACGCCTCCTCCGCCAGTTGGGGCGTGAAGATGGTGGATAGCTGGGCACAGGCGCAGGATCATGCCGACAGCCTGTTCGCGCTCGGCCATGACGTGCTGGTGGAACAATGGGCGCCGCTGCTCGACGTGGCCGTGCCGGTGATCGGCGGCAGCGGCGGCCAGCCCTGGATACTCCCGCCGATGATGTATGTCCCCGCCGACCCGCATCGCGAGCGCAGCTATGAGGAAAAGCGCGGTCTGGTCGACGCCGGCGACGATCCGCTGATCCTGGTCGAGGACGCCGATCTGCGCGACCGGCTGGAGGCGATGACCGCCAGGCTGCTGCCTGAACTCTGGCCGTTCGACTATGGCCGGTTCGAGTTTCGCTATGATCCGGTCAGCGGGCAGGCGCTGTTCATGGAAGTCAATCTGTCCTGCAATCTCTGGTCGAAAAAGACGATCTCGCGTTCCGCCGCGTCGATCGGCCTCGATCATGCGTCGCTGGTCGAAACCATCGTCGGCCACAGCCTGCACCGGCAGGGGCTGCTGACCGCCATGCCCGCGCGGGAAGCGGCCTGA
- a CDS encoding alkaline phosphatase family protein: MKKAALLPFLLAAVAPVAAQAEPLLLISIDGLRPGDVLEADRRGLSLPHLRRFLTDGAHASGVTGVAPTLTYPSHTTLMTGVSPARHGIVANSSFDPTNINQGGWYWYARDIQVPTLWEAARKAGLSTGNIHWPVSVAARGVTWNLPQIWRTGHPDDAKLLDALATPGLKAELEAATGRPYAMGIDESLSADQNRGAFATALIGAHRPDFLTVYLTALDHEQHAMGPDTPEARRVLEQIDAIVGDLVAAETKAHPDAVIALVSDHGFEATHTGLNLFRAFIDAGLITLDKDGKVASWQAMPWIAGGSAAIMLARPDDAAIAARTKALLDRLAANPANGIAAVLDRPAIAKVGGNPQASFLVNLAPGFVTDIFRGAAAPLLARTPVKGMHGYLPGPAHLEATFLIMGKGVAKAKDLGRIDMRAIAPTLARVMGAALPDAEGAPVDLQ, encoded by the coding sequence TTGAAAAAGGCCGCGCTTCTTCCCTTCCTCCTCGCGGCCGTCGCTCCGGTGGCGGCGCAGGCGGAACCCCTGCTGCTCATCTCGATCGACGGGCTGCGGCCCGGTGATGTGCTGGAGGCGGACCGGCGCGGCCTTTCTCTCCCCCATCTGCGCCGTTTCCTGACCGATGGCGCTCATGCGTCGGGCGTCACCGGGGTCGCGCCGACTTTGACCTATCCCAGCCACACGACGCTGATGACCGGCGTGTCGCCGGCACGGCATGGCATCGTCGCCAATAGCAGTTTCGATCCCACCAATATCAACCAGGGCGGCTGGTACTGGTATGCGCGGGACATCCAGGTGCCGACCCTGTGGGAAGCAGCGCGCAAGGCGGGCCTGTCCACCGGCAATATTCACTGGCCGGTCAGCGTCGCGGCACGGGGCGTGACCTGGAACCTGCCGCAAATCTGGCGCACCGGCCATCCCGACGACGCCAAATTGCTCGACGCGCTGGCGACGCCGGGGCTGAAGGCGGAACTGGAGGCGGCGACCGGCCGGCCCTACGCCATGGGCATCGACGAAAGCCTGAGCGCCGACCAGAATCGCGGGGCGTTCGCCACCGCACTGATCGGCGCGCACCGGCCCGATTTCCTGACCGTCTACCTCACCGCGCTCGACCATGAGCAGCACGCCATGGGGCCGGACACGCCGGAAGCACGCAGGGTGCTGGAGCAGATCGACGCCATCGTCGGCGATCTGGTCGCGGCCGAGACGAAGGCCCATCCCGACGCGGTGATCGCGCTGGTCAGCGATCATGGTTTCGAAGCGACCCATACGGGCCTCAACCTGTTCCGCGCCTTCATCGACGCGGGCCTCATCACGCTGGACAAGGACGGCAAGGTCGCCTCCTGGCAGGCCATGCCCTGGATCGCCGGCGGATCGGCGGCGATCATGCTCGCCCGGCCCGACGACGCGGCGATCGCCGCGCGGACGAAAGCATTGCTCGACCGGCTGGCCGCCAACCCGGCGAACGGCATCGCCGCCGTGCTGGACCGGCCCGCCATCGCCAAAGTCGGCGGCAATCCGCAGGCCAGCTTCCTCGTCAATCTTGCCCCCGGCTTCGTCACCGATATTTTCCGGGGCGCGGCCGCGCCTTTGCTCGCGCGCACCCCGGTCAAGGGGATGCACGGCTATCTGCCCGGCCCGGCCCATCTGGAGGCGACCTTCCTGATCATGGGCAAGGGCGTGGCGAAGGCGAAGGATCTGGGCCGGATCGACATGCGCGCGATCGCGCCAACGCTGGCGCGGGTCATGGGCGCGGCGCTGCCCGATGCGGAAGGCGCGCCGGTGGACCTCCAGTAA
- a CDS encoding TonB-dependent receptor, whose amino-acid sequence MRFTTALLLASTAMLATPAFAQDIAPAADAAASDAGAEIIVFGRGETRQVQEITSNDIVTLTPGTNPLKAIEKLPSVNFQSADPFGNYEWSQRVTIRSFNQNQLGFTFDGIPLGDMSYGNHNGLHVTRAVSSENIGSVRVSQGAGSLGTQSTGNLGGTVETFSADPADYLSGGVLAGQGNLTYGSDETWRGFARMALGSKDGIRGYVSYGYGSTDKYKGQGTQDQHMGNAKVVIPVGGATVDGWLSYSDRREQDYQDMSMDMIRRLGWGWDNSYPDYARAIDYAARLNDVDKISNSGGSPFPDGRYDYSGAPVGSQTYPGNVTSADDAYYDAAGLRKDWLGAIGVSTPIGDKASAKIKGYYHNNSGMGLWATPYTPSPNGVPMSVRTTEYDMDRIGVFGSVDYTLGIQQLSVGAWYENNKFHQARRFYAFASRTEPGLSFRDYPENPFATAWEFDFTTNTIQYHVQDKIDLGMVTINLGWKGFKVTNKADAIVKATFPEGKIKAEDWFQPHAGFAVELNDRTEIFGGFTQVTRAFASATTTGPFSTSQGGFNTIKDDLKPETSDTFELGLRYNSPVFNGTLGAYLVNFHNRLLAVQVGSPIQGLASALQNVGGVRSIGVEAAGTVNLGSGLSLFGSYSYTDASYRDDVYSSVANLDGTFPLVAPIKGKTVVDSPKHMARGEFNFDDGQRFARIGVNYMSRRYYSYTNDASVPGRVLVDASVGYRFNDKLEVQLNATNLFDKKYVGTIGSGGFGNSGDAQTLLVGAPQQFFATLKAGF is encoded by the coding sequence ATGCGTTTCACCACCGCTCTGCTGCTGGCGTCCACCGCCATGCTCGCCACACCCGCCTTCGCGCAGGATATCGCGCCCGCCGCCGATGCCGCCGCTTCTGATGCCGGTGCAGAGATCATCGTTTTCGGCCGTGGCGAAACCCGCCAGGTGCAGGAAATCACCAGCAACGACATCGTCACCCTGACGCCCGGCACCAATCCGCTCAAGGCCATCGAAAAGCTGCCCAGCGTCAATTTCCAGTCGGCCGACCCGTTCGGCAATTATGAATGGTCGCAGCGCGTCACCATCCGCAGCTTCAACCAGAATCAGCTCGGCTTCACCTTCGACGGCATTCCGCTGGGCGACATGAGCTATGGCAATCATAACGGCCTGCACGTCACCCGCGCGGTCAGCAGCGAAAATATCGGCAGCGTGCGCGTGTCGCAGGGTGCCGGTTCGCTCGGCACCCAGTCGACCGGTAATCTTGGCGGCACGGTGGAAACCTTCTCCGCCGACCCGGCCGACTATCTCAGCGGCGGCGTGCTGGCGGGGCAGGGCAACCTGACCTATGGCAGCGACGAAACCTGGCGCGGCTTTGCTCGCATGGCGCTGGGCAGCAAGGACGGCATTCGCGGCTATGTTTCCTACGGCTATGGTTCGACCGACAAATATAAGGGCCAGGGCACGCAGGACCAGCATATGGGCAATGCCAAGGTCGTGATCCCGGTCGGCGGCGCGACGGTCGACGGCTGGCTCAGCTATTCCGACCGGCGCGAACAGGATTATCAGGACATGTCGATGGACATGATCCGGCGCCTCGGCTGGGGCTGGGACAATAGCTATCCCGACTATGCCCGCGCGATCGACTATGCCGCCCGCCTGAACGATGTCGACAAGATCAGCAACAGCGGCGGATCGCCCTTCCCCGATGGCCGCTACGACTATAGCGGCGCGCCGGTCGGCAGCCAGACCTATCCCGGCAACGTCACCAGCGCCGACGACGCCTATTATGACGCGGCCGGCCTGCGCAAGGACTGGCTGGGCGCGATCGGCGTCAGCACGCCGATCGGCGACAAGGCCAGTGCGAAGATCAAGGGCTATTATCACAATAATAGCGGCATGGGCCTGTGGGCGACGCCCTACACCCCCAGCCCGAACGGCGTGCCGATGTCGGTGCGGACGACCGAATATGACATGGACCGGATCGGCGTGTTCGGCAGCGTCGATTACACGCTGGGCATTCAGCAGCTCAGCGTCGGCGCCTGGTATGAGAATAATAAATTCCATCAGGCCCGCCGCTTCTACGCCTTCGCCAGCCGCACCGAGCCGGGCCTGTCGTTCCGCGACTATCCCGAAAACCCCTTCGCCACTGCGTGGGAATTCGACTTCACCACCAACACGATCCAATATCATGTCCAGGACAAGATCGATCTGGGCATGGTGACGATCAATCTGGGCTGGAAGGGCTTCAAGGTCACGAACAAGGCCGACGCGATCGTCAAGGCGACCTTCCCCGAAGGCAAGATCAAGGCGGAGGACTGGTTCCAGCCCCATGCCGGCTTCGCGGTCGAACTCAATGACCGGACCGAAATCTTCGGCGGCTTCACCCAGGTCACGCGCGCCTTCGCGTCGGCCACCACCACCGGTCCCTTCTCGACCAGTCAAGGTGGCTTCAACACGATCAAGGACGATCTGAAGCCCGAAACGTCGGACACGTTCGAACTGGGCCTGCGCTATAACAGCCCTGTGTTCAACGGCACGCTGGGCGCCTATCTGGTCAATTTCCACAACCGTCTGCTGGCGGTGCAGGTGGGCAGCCCGATCCAGGGTCTGGCCTCCGCGCTCCAGAATGTCGGCGGCGTGCGCTCGATCGGCGTGGAAGCGGCCGGCACGGTCAATCTGGGGTCGGGCCTCAGCCTGTTCGGCTCCTACAGCTATACCGACGCCAGCTATCGCGACGATGTTTACAGCAGCGTCGCAAACCTGGACGGGACGTTCCCGCTGGTCGCCCCGATCAAGGGCAAGACCGTGGTGGACAGCCCCAAACATATGGCGCGCGGCGAATTCAACTTTGACGATGGCCAGCGCTTCGCCCGGATCGGCGTCAACTATATGTCGCGCCGCTATTACAGCTACACCAACGACGCGTCGGTGCCGGGTCGTGTGCTGGTCGACGCCTCGGTCGGCTATCGCTTCAATGACAAGCTGGAAGTGCAGCTCAACGCCACCAACCTGTTCGACAAGAAATATGTCGGCACGATCGGGTCGGGCGGCTTCGGCAATAGCGGCGACGCGCAGACCCTGCTGGTCGGTGCGCCGCAGCAATTCTTCGCCACGCTGAAGGCGGGCTTCTAA
- a CDS encoding DUF4198 domain-containing protein, with amino-acid sequence MVKLSVALVALLGLSSVAQAHEVWVERDGTGPARIYLGEPGDALPQGGDPEFGKLKAPRLVPASTAVQARRAGYIEVAVPAGDVRVIDDSVFAPWGEEGRKEGVIYYARAGRAEAKAALPLEIVPTAAHGDSFTLIRDGKPVPAAKLTVISPDKWTKSFTTDGQGHVALPLRDKGRFILTATQEEKGDLAVAGQKVATLYHIATLTFLND; translated from the coding sequence ATGGTGAAACTATCGGTGGCGCTGGTCGCCCTGCTGGGCCTGTCGTCGGTGGCGCAGGCGCATGAAGTCTGGGTCGAGCGCGACGGCACCGGCCCGGCGCGCATCTATCTGGGCGAACCGGGGGATGCGTTGCCGCAAGGCGGCGATCCTGAGTTCGGGAAGCTGAAAGCGCCGCGCCTCGTCCCGGCCTCCACCGCCGTTCAGGCGCGCAGGGCCGGCTATATCGAGGTCGCCGTTCCCGCCGGCGATGTGCGCGTCATCGACGACAGCGTGTTCGCGCCCTGGGGCGAAGAGGGCAGGAAGGAAGGCGTAATCTATTATGCCCGCGCCGGCCGGGCCGAGGCGAAGGCGGCACTGCCGCTGGAGATCGTGCCGACCGCCGCCCATGGCGACAGCTTCACGCTGATCCGCGACGGCAAGCCGGTGCCGGCCGCCAAGCTGACCGTCATCTCGCCCGACAAATGGACGAAAAGCTTCACCACCGACGGGCAGGGCCATGTCGCGCTGCCGCTCAGGGACAAGGGGCGCTTCATCCTGACCGCGACGCAGGAGGAAAAGGGCGATCTGGCAGTGGCCGGCCAGAAGGTCGCGACCCTTTATCATATCGCGACGCTGACCTTCCTGAACGATTGA
- a CDS encoding TonB-dependent siderophore receptor yields the protein MMKVKWIALGSAAVIALGHPAAYAADEIPAADAAAADQAQDTILVTATQFAGTKTDTLLIETPQPITVITADQYLSQGAISISDTVKYAAGVLANPYGRDTRVDGFTVRDLDALQFRDGMRDIFSYYASITSDPYNFSRVEIVRGPASVLFGQGSIGGLVNLVTKTPEFRTGGEFNLVYGSYDRKEAMGDINVALADTLAVRLVGRVRDADTYVDHVPDDRVMFAPSIRWQPTPDTDVVLTGLYQEDDTGSTSQFLPIVGTFRPNTANPTGTLGQYAFVGKPGWDRYAGRSLQGGASVTHAFSDSVKLSLKARYIDSDLEYKTHYTNSYSNPTNPYAADGRTIGLYADASDATMNVFSTDNNLQFKFNTGDAIEHKLLVGIDYSWNKVGKRYAGGYETIDLYDIDQDALATYEPTGPFAYDSQKQLGVYLQDQIRFFDRVSVVLGARRDHVTGSSGQEDNATTFRAGIIGEIGAGISPFFSYTESFLPIAGSITNADGSSGDPYKPQTGTQFEAGVKWQPERNTLITITAFHIKERNRVLYLSSGATTQSGELTTKGIELEASHTLPGDFELLVNYGYNKLKSETNTSLDYMPRHTASVWSAKTFGVADGAQLRLGAGVVYSGKSISTSSLWSIVTPARTTVDALAEIEWNNWRFALNATNLLDNRYYASCLARGDCFMGAPRNLMGTLGFRF from the coding sequence ATGATGAAGGTTAAATGGATCGCTTTGGGCAGTGCGGCGGTCATCGCGCTCGGCCATCCGGCCGCCTATGCGGCGGACGAAATTCCCGCCGCCGATGCCGCCGCCGCCGATCAGGCGCAGGACACGATTCTCGTCACCGCGACCCAGTTTGCCGGCACCAAGACCGACACGCTGCTGATCGAAACGCCGCAGCCCATCACCGTCATCACCGCCGACCAATATCTGTCGCAGGGTGCGATCAGCATCAGCGACACGGTCAAATATGCCGCCGGCGTGCTGGCCAACCCCTATGGCCGCGACACCCGTGTCGATGGCTTCACCGTACGCGACCTCGATGCGTTGCAGTTCCGCGACGGGATGCGCGACATTTTCAGCTATTATGCCAGCATCACGTCGGACCCCTATAATTTCTCCCGCGTGGAAATCGTGCGCGGCCCGGCGTCGGTGCTGTTCGGTCAGGGGTCGATCGGCGGCCTGGTCAACCTCGTCACCAAGACGCCGGAGTTCCGCACCGGCGGCGAATTCAACCTCGTCTATGGCAGCTATGACCGCAAGGAAGCGATGGGCGACATCAATGTCGCGCTCGCCGACACGCTGGCGGTGCGTCTGGTCGGCCGGGTGCGCGACGCCGACACCTATGTCGATCATGTGCCCGACGACCGGGTGATGTTCGCGCCGTCGATCCGCTGGCAGCCGACGCCCGATACCGATGTGGTGCTGACCGGCCTCTATCAGGAGGATGATACCGGTTCGACCTCCCAATTCCTGCCGATCGTCGGCACCTTCCGCCCGAACACCGCCAATCCGACCGGCACGCTCGGCCAATATGCGTTCGTCGGCAAGCCCGGCTGGGATCGCTATGCCGGCCGCTCCTTGCAGGGTGGCGCGTCCGTGACCCATGCCTTCTCGGACAGCGTCAAGCTCAGCCTCAAGGCGCGCTATATCGACAGCGACCTGGAATATAAGACCCATTATACCAACAGCTACAGCAATCCGACCAACCCCTATGCGGCCGATGGCCGCACCATCGGCCTCTATGCCGATGCCAGCGACGCGACGATGAACGTCTTTTCGACCGACAATAATCTGCAATTCAAATTCAACACTGGCGATGCCATCGAACATAAGCTGCTCGTCGGCATCGACTATAGCTGGAACAAGGTCGGCAAGCGTTACGCCGGCGGCTATGAGACGATCGACCTCTACGACATCGATCAGGATGCGCTGGCGACCTATGAGCCGACCGGCCCCTTCGCCTATGACTCCCAGAAGCAGCTCGGCGTCTATCTACAGGACCAGATCCGCTTCTTCGACCGCGTTTCGGTGGTGCTGGGCGCCCGCCGCGACCATGTCACCGGATCGTCGGGGCAGGAGGATAACGCCACCACCTTCCGCGCCGGCATCATCGGCGAGATCGGCGCGGGCATCTCGCCCTTCTTCAGCTATACCGAAAGCTTCCTGCCGATCGCCGGGTCGATCACCAATGCCGATGGCAGCAGCGGCGATCCCTACAAGCCGCAGACCGGCACCCAGTTCGAAGCCGGGGTGAAGTGGCAGCCGGAGCGCAACACGCTGATTACGATCACGGCCTTCCACATCAAGGAACGCAACCGCGTCCTCTATCTGTCCAGCGGCGCGACGACCCAGTCCGGCGAACTGACGACCAAGGGTATCGAACTGGAGGCGAGCCACACGCTGCCGGGCGATTTCGAACTGCTCGTCAACTATGGCTATAACAAGCTCAAGTCGGAAACCAACACCAGCCTCGACTATATGCCGCGCCACACCGCGTCGGTCTGGTCGGCCAAGACGTTCGGCGTCGCCGATGGCGCGCAACTGCGTCTGGGCGCGGGCGTGGTCTATAGCGGCAAGAGCATATCGACCAGTTCGCTCTGGTCGATCGTCACCCCGGCCCGCACCACGGTCGACGCGCTGGCGGAGATCGAATGGAACAACTGGCGCTTCGCGCTCAACGCCACCAACCTACTCGACAACCGCTATTATGCATCCTGCCTGGCGCGGGGCGACTGCTTCATGGGCGCGCCGCGCAACCTGATGGGCACGCTCGGTTTCCGCTTTTAA